GCGAAGCGGAGCTCTTCGGTCATGGCGATGGGCGCGATAAGTTCGGCCTTGATCGTCACGTTGTCGCCGGGCATGACCATTTCCACGCCTTCGGGAAGGTCCAGCTTGCCGGT
This genomic window from Candidatus Hydrogenedentota bacterium contains:
- the tuf gene encoding elongation factor Tu (EF-Tu; promotes GTP-dependent binding of aminoacyl-tRNA to the A-site of ribosomes during protein biosynthesis; when the tRNA anticodon matches the mRNA codon, GTP hydrolysis results; the inactive EF-Tu-GDP leaves the ribosome and release of GDP is promoted by elongation factor Ts; many prokaryotes have two copies of the gene encoding EF-Tu), with amino-acid sequence TGKLDLPEGVEMVMPGDNVTIKAELIAPIAMTEELRFAIREGGRTVGAGVVTKIIK